The Panthera tigris isolate Pti1 chromosome E3, P.tigris_Pti1_mat1.1, whole genome shotgun sequence genome segment GGGTGAGGAAGCAGGAGCCAGTCCCCAGGATGGCTGTGAAAACGCCATTCCTTCCAGACTGGAGCTTGGGAGCCATGGTGAGGGAAGACTGAAGGCAGGAGATGGCGGTGGCCCTGCATCCCTCCTCCACAGAGGGGGAAGAACTCCAGATGGGGGAGAAAGGGGCTGATAGGAACAGCCCAGCCTTAGGACCCCATTCTCCTTGTAGGCTCCTCTCACTGGTAACAAGATTCTTCCACAGGGATTTAGAATGTGGAGATCCCATCCTGCCGCTACCCTGCACCCAGCAGAGGGATGCACAGGTAGACCCCTCAGGTTGGGAGAGGTGTTCTCACCCAGCGGGGTTGAGGTTCTGCCACTTCCCGTCCCTGGGGAGCAAGTGGAGTTACCAGGGCAACAGGCTAACAAGATCTTGTCTGGGGAGGGCCAAGGGCAATGTTGTTGCTAAGGCAACTGATTAGGCCAGTTGTTTGGCTCCAGGCTTTTCCTGGTATCCAGCAGGCTAAATCACCTGGCACTGATTACCACCCCACACCATCACTGTTGCCCAGAACCCAGGTACTCAAATCCCTGCTGCTTTCTGCTCTATCTGTACCCAGCACTTAGGGGTTCAGTGACACAAGGTGGTCTGGAGCTGGTCTCTGTGACAGCAGCTGTGAGTTCACAAGGACTGGGGTGCTTCACTGTGGCCTGGTTGATGCGGAGTGAAAGGAGTAGGGATGAAGAGGCCCTCTGTGGATAGCTTCAAATCAAGCCTGGAGAGTAAGGCTCCAGGCCAGGAGCACAGCAAGTCCGTAGGCCCTATGGGTGCCCTGTTCCTCAAAGCAgcactgggagggggagggacctGCAGATCTCTTTTGTGTCCTTGCTACTTTGCACCTGGTACATGTGTCAAGGCCACACTGGAGACAATGGCTTTGAGCACAATTCTGTTTGGGGGGCCACTTATGGAGCCATCACATACCTGCCTCTCCCTGGCCAATACCCACCAAAAGTAGTGGCTGCCACTGGCCCCAGTGCTCACAtgctctctgcacctctcctgcacttggtggggggggtgggggtgggggtggggggggtgggttatGGCTGAGCCAGAGGCTCAGGGGGGACCTGGGCACCACCTGCCTCTAGCCAGATGCCCATCCTCATGATGACGGTTGGCTCCCTGCATTTCACCCTCAACATGATGGTGAAAAGATATTTGAGGATCCTAGCTTCCACACAGTGCACCATTGGCTTCTCCAGCATTCTAGAAGAATCTGGGGAGTGGAGAAGCATGGGTGGGAAGACCTGCCTTCCCAGCTCAGGCTGTCATGGCCTATGGACTAGTCTGAGAAAACGAACAGGCTTCCCTTGCTTCAGTGTTCTTGCTGTATCTTCTTCCCTACCTAATAGCCCTCCTCCCCATATgccatcttccccccccccatatgtCATCTTTAATAGGGCTAAGACTCAGTTGCCCACATCCCCTCCTCGACCCTTGGctccccccaccctacccccgcCCTTAGCTATCTTACTAGCAATGAGAATGATAGCACAAAGTCCTCAAAGGCTCCCACCCACGTGTCATCTCCTGGTGGTGTGTCTTCTAGAGTGTGTGGTGACCAGCGCCATCACCCCAGCAGGAGTCATGATCCTTGAAAGGGTCAGAAGTGGGGTGTACAATGTCTGAACCCCAACTCCATCTCAAATCTCTTAGGATGGGGTTCCCCCACCAGAGAGTCTGCACCTATGATCAAAGCCTTCAGCTGGCCCATGGTAGCATTTTGGGACAGTGGTGGTGAGAAGGGGCTGAGGGCAGCGGGAGGGCAGTGCCCCAGAGAGATGGTGTCTTCTTCCCCGGGTTCTCCTTCAGTGTCCCCTTGACTGGAATTCTGGTGGAATGGTCTGTGCACAGAGACCAATCCAGAAGTCTTCTCTGAAGACCCCTCCTATCACCCTAAacccagagagaaaatgaacTCCAGCTCTTCTGAAATCATCACAGCCCAATGATTGGTGGCCCTAGCTCCTAGGCTGGCTTGGGAAGGAAGAGTACAGAACCATTCCTGGGTGGGAACGGAGGACACAGGTTTTGGACGCCTAGAGCCCCAGTAGCCAGTGGCAGGAGCAAAGGCGGTGCTGCAGTAAGGGCGGTCCCCTAATCTCCAGGACTGCAGACTCCTGCGCCTTCGCCTCCGACACAGTTCCACTCACATTTGCCTCACTTCGGTCGTCGCTTCCTTGGCAGTCAGCTCGGATCCGTAGAGACGCCCACACACTCCCCGCCCCTGCAACCCCAGCCCAAGGGTGGTTAGGGTGGGGTGGAGGCCACCTCTCCCAGACTTCACTCCCACGGCCTGGTGTCCAGCGTTCCGGTCGCACGAGGGTTAACCTCGTGGGGGTGGGGACTCTGGAGCGGtcggcaaagggagggaggggacaggaggcgaCCCAAGGCGCGGGGAGCCGGCCGGCTGGCCTGGGTCAGGCCTCAGAGGCCGCTGGAGCCCCGTGTGTCACAGGCCACCGGACAACCACTGGGGTACACGCTGCGCGCTGCGAGGGGTCCACCGCAGATCCCAGGCCCCAAACTTCAAGTCGGAAGGGGTGAGACGCTGGGCATAAAGACAGGTGGCAACCTGTCTGGACGCTGCCCTCCTCCCTGAGGACCGCCACCTCCACCCTACTGAATCTCAGCCCTTACTCCGGCCACTATATTGCCTTTGGCCCGTGATGAAGCGGGGAGGCGGTGGTCCCACGGCGGCCCCAGAGGCCGAGCTGGGCGACGTGCCCCTGGTACTGCCGCGGCCCTGGGCCTGTCCCGCTGACGTGCGGCTCTGCGGCCACCTTCGGAAGCAGAAGTCCCAGCGCCGCCGCTTCTTCGTGCTGCGCGCGGACCCGCCGAGCCTAGAGTGCTACGAGAGCGAGAAGAAGTTCCGCGCCGGCCGAGTGCCGCCCAAGCTCATCGTGAGCCTGGCGGGCGCGTGCACCATCAGCACGCGCGTGGACGCGCGCCAGCGCCACCTGATCCTCCTGTACACGCGTGACCGCAGCCTGGGCGTGGCGGCGGCCTGCGAGGCGGAGCAGCAGGCGTGGTACAGCGCCCTGCTTGAGGTGCGCGCGGCTGCGGGTGAGGCCCCACCCCTTGGCAGGTGGAGACGCGGCGGGGGGCTGGGAACCGGGGGTTGGGTGTTCGCGGGTTTTGTTTATCCTAGGTTGTCCCAGCAAGTCTCGGATATGAAGTTCAAACGTGAAGCGTTAACAACTCTTTAATTCCTGGGGCACAGTGACTCCAACCTCCGGACCCAGGAGCCCTTTGTGACCAGCCCACTATCTCTCCAGGTCCCAGCTTTCACGAGGACCCCAGGGCCTGGATCCTTGCTCCGTTTCAGGACGTCTGGCCCGTGACGCTGCGGCCCAAGGGACTGGGGGGGACACGAGGCCTGGGCAGCGGCAGCTATCGCCTGTGCCTGGGTTCGGGGGTGCTGAGCCTGCTGCGGAAGCCCAAGGGCAGAGGCTCTCGGGACACCCAGGCTTCGCCGCCGCCGGCCCTGCGCCTGTCGCTGCTCAGCGTGCGCCGCTGTGGCCACGCAGactccctcttcttcctggaaCTCGGCCGCTCGGCGCCCACGGGCCCCGGGGAGCTGTGGCTACAGGCGCCGGATGCCGCGGTGGCCCAAAGCATTCACGAGACCGTACTGGCCGCCATGAAGCGACTCGGGGATGATGATGCTGGTGGCAGGACTGAGCCACTGCCAAGGGATCCCCCGACGAGCTCTtacagaccctctgtctcccaaCCTTATGCGACCCTGGCCTCGGCAGCCCAATCAAGCGGCCTGAGCCATCGCGGGAGCGCgggtgagaggaaggagaaagcaacCCCTGAGACCCTGGCGGCGCTGGCGACTGCAGCTTCGCACCCTGGGGCATTGGAGTGGGGCGGGGGCTACGTCGCCATGGGAGCTGGGAGCAACTACGAGCCCATGGGGGGTGGCCAAGCAGGTGGTTACATGGTGATGGCACCCCCGGGCCTTGCAGCCTTTGCCCATGTCCCTCCCCACAAGCAGCTCCAGGGGTGCGGGGGCACTGAATACGTGCCCATGAGCCACTTTCTGCCAGGGTCCTTTCCCTCGAGCTCCCTGCCCCGTTCCTATACGCCCAGGCCCAGGAGGCCGGGACCTTCTTTCCAAGGCCCCCCTCCCGCCATCGGGGAATGTTGGGGACCGACAGGGGCTCATCCCTGCTTGCAACCACCTTCGGAGCTAGCAGGAGATTATGTGTGCATCAGGTACGTGGCCCCACACCACTTAGGAATGAGCACTGCCATACAAGACCCGACCAAAAACCGCCTCAACTATGTAGACCTGGACCTGGTCCCTCCATTGGAGGCTCAAGGCGACACCCCGGGGTCCAGCATTCACCACCCACACAGCTATGCCCGCATCGACTTCCAGAACCTCAGGGAGGTTCCGGTGAGGAGACACAGGCAGCCCCCTCCAGTCTAGCTGACGgatggatggggaggaggagagagaaaacaggacaaATGCCTTCCTGCCAGCTCCCCTCAActcctcccctcacccttccAAACCTGGAGGGGCTCTTAGGCACCGCCCCCGCCAGGACCTGTGACTTGCAGAGCTCTGAGCTGCCCTTAGGCCTGTTACCCACTCTGCTCCTTCCAGATGTGGTGCCTGGGGAATCTTCAGGAAAAGGTTCCCCAAGAAGCTGGATTCTTTTAACGGAGAAAATTCTAGAGCCgccctcccctcttcctgcccacaaACCCCCAGCAAAGCCCTGATCCTTTCTCTCCTGGCAGAGTTCCTGAAGCATCACTCCAAATTCCCAGGCTGGCCTTGGCGCCCCCTACCCGGTCTTGGCTGACTTCTCTCACATGGACCTGTTCCTCCCTACCTGCCTTGTGTCTCCTCCCAGCCAAAGAACTaatccccagccccagggctgaACTCCTAGGACCCCAAAGCAAGAGGGCTGAAAGCACCAGGTACCTTCCCTCTACTGCTTCCCAAAAGTGCTGTGCCACCCCCTTACTCCCTGATTTCCCTCTCTCAGCACCAGCCATGTGTTCATGCAATCCTCCCTTCTATGGAGCCTGGCAGAGCTGATAGACTTCTTGCTTCCAAATACTGTCTGGGGGACTGTACTGTGCATcccacacacaccctgccctATTAAAGGTGCCCTCCTTGGTCAGCCTGGAAAGGTCTTAGGTCCGTGGATTCCCCTGAGCTACTGTGGGGGTGACCAATGAGTAACAAGAATTTGAGGGGAGGGCAGCCTAAGCTGTGTAGAGGAAGAGATCCCATCCCTGTCTCCATGCCCCACTCTGCTACTCACTACAAAGAGCCTGTTTGCAAACCAACACTTTTATTGTCAACAGAAGCTGTCTAGGGGAGTAGGGGACCCATTCTGCACCCAGAAGGGTATGTTCAATGTGTGCCTGGGGTTTGAGGGGCAGATGGATCAGTGCAGTGAGAACAGCTGGGGCCACCACTGGGGTCTGGGTGATCAGATACAGGGTCTGGGGGGCCAGCAGGGGGCGTGGGAGCCTCCAAAGCCACAGGTCTAGGAGGCCCCTGGCTCATCTGCAAGAGGCCAGTCAGGGCGATGAGCTCAGGCCCACTGAGCCAGGCAGTAGGGCAGCCAGGGGATGGGGTGCGGAGGACCCAGGGAGACATGATAGGAGGTGGGAGCAGCAGCTTCAGAGAGCCCATCACCTGAGGAGACAGGAGGGGGGAGTGTCTCCACCCAAGCCCTGCATGAAAAATAGGCGAGGCCAGGGCAGGAAGTGCACTCACCTGTTGAGAGGCCTCAGACAGATACAGGGGAATACGCTGCCCACATGGCAGCAGAGGGTCTGAAACAAAGACATCTTCACAGCACATCACTGGGAACCCTGGAGAGGAGAAGCTGGGAGGGCAGCAGGCTGGGGTTCCCACATCGGCAAGGGCTGCACTGGTTCCCTGAGGAGCTCGTGCAGGGCCACTCCAAGTCCCTGGGCCCAAGCAAAGTACCTGCATCCCTGGGCTCATGCTCTCCATTCTGATGTCCTGTTGCAGGGGCCAGGGACCTGAGGTCCCGGCCTGAGGCTGCCTCATACAGCGGCCACAATGAGGGATGACACAAGGTCCGGCCTGAGAAGGAGGTGCCAGGTGCACGGCTGGGCCCCTGTGAAGGGGGCATGACAGAACACTGGAGCTTGGGCTCCCTCCGAaggcacccctgccccacccccaggacaGAGCCGCAGGTACTCCCAACTCACCCACACCAGCCGGAGTCCCGCTTTAGCCTTGTAGTTGGGATCCCATGGTGCTAACACGGTCATCCTTGAGGGGGCCACCTCCCAGGCCATCTGAGGGGAAAGGGCtactggggcggggaggggacagagattAAAACAGGCTCGGGAGTCGGTGGAAGGGTCCTGTGGGGTAAAGGCCGCAAGGCCTGAACCTACCTGGGGTTCCCGGGGAATGCTCCgcagccaggcctgggggaggcCGGGACAGCAGCAGCTCTCTCCGGGTCCAGGAGGGCCTTCGGGACCGGGGCTGCGGGCTGGGAGCGGGAGGTACTGAGGTGCACCGGTCACAGCCTCCCCCGGTACTTCCTGGGCAGGGCCGAGGGTGCCTGGTGCAGAGAGTCTGGGCACAGCCATTCTTCAGGGTCGGCAACGGAGATCTCCGCACACTGTGGGCCCCCTGTCGGACTTCCCTCCCGCCCAGCCCCTCACCTGTCCTGCGTGGGAGTTCCTGGCTCCTCCAGGGCTTCCTCTCCAAAGGTCGAGGTCTCCACGGGGTCACTGCCAGCCGAGGAGCCATGTTCCTCGAGCGCCTGCTCTTTGCCCGCGTCCCACCGCCGAGGCGGCCCAGGCAACATGAGGCCTCTGGCGGGGGAGGGCAGCGCAGGCCAGCCGCTCCGTGCCCCCCGTCCGCACCGTCCGcgcctcccacctctcccctcgCAGCCCCACGCGGCCCCCTCACGGCCCTCACCTCCCGCAGCACCCCGCCCAGCTCGCAGGGCCTCGCGGCCACGCCGACGCCCAGCGCGTTTCCGGACCACGTGGCGCGCGCTCCCGCAGGGATCCCGCGGACGCCCCCTGGCGGCGGGGGTGGCTGGGCCCGCGCTTGGCAGCCGTTGGCTATGGAGGGGTGACGCCAGGTGCGGGGAACTGCAGAACCCCAACATCAACACGGAGGCGACCCTTTCCCCGCGAAGCACTGCTTTCGTTCACAGacggacggacacacacacacacaacacacacacacacacacacaacctgagGGCAGCCTAAAGGGCCCGACTTCTTTATTGCACTTGACACAAGACCCTTGGCCACACCCAGAGGCGGCCAGGCACCTTGCTGGACCGGGCCTGCTTCCAACCCCTCGGGAGGGCCGAGGGGCGCCCAAGGAACAGGGCCAGGCCCAAGGCCGCCCTCACCAGAGTCCTTGCTAGAAATCAGAAGCCGGGCACGGCTGTCTTCTCTGTTCCTGGGTTGCAGGCCAGGTCGGGGCCCTGCGCCCCTTCCTCAACCCTATGGCCTTTCCAGCAGTGCGTGGACGACAGCAGCGATGTAAGGGAGGCCCCTTCCCGGGGCCCCCTCCTCTTCCAGGATGTGATGGGGCTGGCACAGGGactcctggggggaggggcccgGGTTAAGTTCCCTATGTCACCCTGTTCTCTCGgcttccctgcccttcctgggaGCAGGGTGGGTGAAACCCCAAAGAAGCCTGGGCAAACAGGGCTGACAGGATGGCCCAGGTGGAGGCGGCAAAGGTCAGGGGCACCCTGGACATGGCTTGGGACAAATGAGACGCAAGGAAGTTGCCAGCAGGTAACAGAAGGGAGATGACACAGGGGGCCAAGGCTCAGGGGAGGAGAGACCTGTCATTTCCAGAGGGAAATGCTGGAGTAGGCAGGCTGGCACACAGAGCCCAAGGGGCACAGCCAGGGCTGGGCCTGGCCACAGCAAGAGCagacgcaaacacacacacagaggcggCCACGGTCTGTACAATTTATACACAGAGACAGGGACCCAGCCTGGGCCCCTGCAACTCCTACAAATATAGAGTTCTCTCTACAAAATATAGATAATTTAGCTCCCCATAACAGTGGGGGGACCAGGGTGGAGGGGGACGGCACAAGGAAGAAGGTTGAGATCTACCCTCtgagggagcagagggcagggcagggcctggagggaATGAaggcaccatcagcatggagagGTGAGGGGCACGGGAAGGGGCTACAGGAGGgtggccagaggctgggggccCAGGGTCTGGGGGCACCAGAGTGGGGCCTCTGAGGTCAGTGTGTGTGAGGGGAGAGGGTTCACTAGTGTCTTTGGTAGGGACTGAAGGCACCACTGGTAGGGATGGGGGTTGCACAGGAGTCTTATAAATAGAAATaggtggagagggcaggggaaagggTGACTTCAGGTCTTAGGAACCCAGGAGCCGAGTGTAGACGACATAGAGCAGCAGCATGAGGACCACGTAGAAGAAGATGAAGCCGCCCAGACCAGAGGGgggccagaggggtgggggggccctgccccccacccgctTCACAGCCTCCAGGGTGGTCCACAGCCCCTGGGCGGTGCCCTGGAGGAGATCCGAGGGCGAGCACAGGTCAGCCTGGGAAGGGAGAGTAGGACAGATGGACAAGGACAAAGAGCAGAcgtcagcagcagcagcaagacaatccctccccaccccctgccctcacGTGCCAAGGCCTGAGCCACACCAACATGCAGAGTGCAGGGCACGGAAGCATGCAGGGTAGGGAGGCGTGCAGGAGTGGGACTTGTGGACGTGCTTTCTTCCGGGGAGCAGACACCCCTTTGAATGGAACCCCGCCATCCACACGGAGTGCTCAGCTGAGCCCAGGACATCGCCACTCTATAGTAGGGACTGGCCCTGGGTTCCTGAGAACACCGCCCCCATAcctcaggcacccccatttttcgGCAGGCTTCTAAGAAACTCTCCACATTTTTCCGAGACTTGAGAGCACTAAGTTTTGGCTGCAGGAGGgcgagagaggaaaaagaagagagtaagagaggcCCTGGCAGTCCTCTGCCCCATCCACTACTTCCCACCCTGGGACCCCACTGACCACAGCAGGCGAGGGCACATGGATGAAGGGCACGGAGCGGGGCCGCAGCTGGTTGGCCAGCTGACAGAGGATGACCCCATTGGCCAGAGCCTCCGCCAGGTCCTCAGGCAGGGGCCGCTGCAGCCGGGACTCCATTACCTAGGGGGCAGGAGGACGACAGGGGAGCAGTCAGGGTCAGTGGGGACTCCGGCCCGCCCCTTCCATCCTCCTGAAGGCACCCACAGGGTGTGAAgtagcccctccccgcccccacagaTCCCACCTCTCTCACCTGGCGCAGCTGTGCCATCAGCTCCTTCTCGTCCAGAAGCTGAGGGGGTCGCCGAGGCCTCACGGCAGAGTCTGGTGAGGAAGGGcctggagaaaaaggaggaatgtGGGCTGTCTCTACCACCCACTGCCGACTTTCTGGCTGGGTCACCGTGTCTGGCACCCACATCTCCTGCCTTTGTACTTGTGGGGATTTTCAACACAAAGGGACAATAGACTGGAGAACTCCCAGGCCAGAAGGGGTGACCGCAGCCCAGGGGTTAGTGCTGGCTTAGCAATGGCGACAGGGGGAAACCCACCTGAGCCACTCTGAGAGGAAGAACGGAAGAGGAAGCTGTTTGGTCTCTGAATGGAGCCGAGCGGCCGGGGAGCAGGCACTGTCGCTGGGGGCCAGAGCCAGGGGGCAGGTGAGAAAGACACCCCCTGGAGTCCCATGCTTCCCTCAGACCACCAGGCCCAGCCACCCCCTCACCTATACAGTCCCCCATCCTCTTCCCAAAGTCCCTGTCCAACCTGGTCCAGCTGCaggaaggggctcctgggaggcaggggtggtGGCAGGGGCCGGGGGGGCTCCCTGCCCCCCTGAAGATCCCAGTTGGGTGGCACTGGACTTGGGCATGCCGCTGAGGACAGACACACAGCAAATCAGAGGGGGTCCAGGGAGGGTGTGCAGGGAGATGGCGCAGGGAGATGGCGCAGGGAGGTGGAATCGGGGAGGACACATACTTGTAGGAGGCCTGAGTGGATGAGGCCGCAGGACCTCCGCCAGCAGCCCTGACCCCCGGCTTCACAAAACTGGAAAGCAAAGGAGATGTGGGGTCGGCAGTGCAGGCAGCGGACCTGCAAACCCTGAGGGACAGAGTAGCTCACGAGGGCTCATTTCCACAGCCCCCtagccccaccccgcccctgccctctgcccacacCTGTCCTTCCGGGGGGCCCCCCACGCTCCgctgtgctgctgctgctgctgctgctgctgccgccgctccCGCTCCTGCCATAACTGCAAAGTGTCCGGGCGTCGCCGCTCCTCACCAGCAGGCTCCTCCCGCCTGAGGGGTAGAGGCAGGACCAGTGAGGCAGAGCAGGgtcaggagaggagggaaagtgTAGGGTGACGGGGTAAAGGGAGGAGATGCCGGCTCAGGTGGCTCTGGGGTACCTGCTGTTTGGTGCCTTCTCTCCGTCCCCTGCCACAGGGCTCAATTCTGGTGGCCGGGGCTCCTAAAGAAAAAGCAgcagagggggtgagggaggatcTGTTCCCCCAAGACTGTactggctccctccctccgctCTCCTGTCCCACAGGGCACAGCACACTACCGGGCACAGGGACAGGGGCCGGACCCTCACCTCAACAGCACCTCGCTCTTCGTCCTCCCCAGGCACGTGGCTGTCAATGAAGTCAATCTGCTCAGGGTCTCCGTCAGCTGGAAAGGCCAGGGCACGTCAGCAAGCAGGGGGGAGCCTTCGGGGACCTGTCCATTACCCCAGTCCCCTTATCCCAACCCATCACTCACCAGAGCCATCCTCCCTCCGCTCCCTGGGCCCTCGAGGCTCCCGGGCCAACTCTGAGATTCGGAAGGACAACTCCGAAAATTCATCCGTTGACTTTAAATGCGGAAATGCAAAAATGGGAGTCAGCTGCTCAGCAATGCTGGGGGTTCATGGGTTTCAGGCCCTTGGGGTCTGCTGCTGAGCCAGCCCTTCCTTGGAAACTTGGGCAAGGGAAGAAGACCACTCCAGCCACCAACTGTCACTCTGATATTCAGAGGCACCAAGCAAAGGGTCCTGGCTCAGGAGGTTCTCCCCGGGGGCTGGGACCCCCAACGTCCCTCAGAAAAGAGGCTCTTACCTCATTTCCAGACCACCTCTTGCTGCCGCTGTCAACACTGTGGAAGCCTGAGTCTAGCCCACCATCGTACCGACGTCCCGGAAATAAGTCCTCAGCAGGGCTAGTGCCAGCCAGGGAGAGCTAGTCAGTCCGATATCAGGCAGTGACCCCTCTCATCTTCCCACCAACACCCATGGAGTCCATGCTGCCAGGAAGGGGCAGCAAGTATCCAGGAGCGTCCTTCCTTCCCACTTAGAACTTACCAGGGACTGAAACTcggggggcgggaaggggccAGGTCCCCCAGTGCTGACCCCCCACGCCGCCCAGCCTCTGTTGACAAGTACTTAAAGATGTGAAGCTTCCCCTTCAAGCAGATCTAGGTATAAGGGGGCACAAGGTAGGggttaggggaagggaagggggctcCCCCAGATCCCGATTGGCTGCTAAAGGGAACCACCTCCCAACGCCTACCCACTCTCAGCTCTGTCTCCATGGTCTACCCCAAACCCACCCCTCACCTGAGCAGGTGGGCTTTGCAGGGGGTTGCTGTCCAGCAGAATGACCTGCAGGTGCCTGAGGCGGCAGAAGGAGACCGGGATGCGGGAGACACGGTTACAGGAGAAATCCAGGCGGACAAGAGGAAGATCCCCCAGCTCTGGGCGTGGGTGAGGGAAGAGTCAGGAGCCTGCCCAAGGGGGGGGAGGGTCTTGTGCTcacctcctctgccctctgctctggCCAGCTGGCCACCCCGGGGTCCACCACAGGATGCCCTGACTGGCTGAGAGCACTCCCCAGGAACAACCTACCTGGTTCCCTTCCTGCTCAAATATGGCCCCCTCCAGGCCCCCCTCCCTTAGCTCCTATCCATCTCATgtgcttctctccttttccccaccctgcccactgCACACTTCAACCGTTCCTCCATTCCCAAGTGACCATCACAGACCCAAACCAAACTGTGACGTCGCACAGCTCAAAAATCTTCCATGACTTGCAGCCAAGGCTGCTGAGGGTGAGTGGCCTGTGCCCTGCACAAAGGACCCAGGCAGGAAGGGACTGCAATCCCACCTGAACTTCACTAGCTAAGCCCTTCCGGTCCCAGGCAAGGCTGTGCCCACTCACAGAAAAGGGtgcctttttctatttctcaaacacacacagTTGGATTAGTGgtagccagagacacagaataaaaATCACCACTCCCTGGCCCAGCACGGTCAAGGTGTTCATGATCTGGCTCAGCCCACATTTCCCATCTCACTGCCCACCCTTACACCACATCAAACAACCCTCCAGCCCCTTGGCTTCTGCATCTTTCCACCTGCTGTTTGCTCAGCTGGGACAATGTCATTTTTGTGTCCATCTTTCAAGGTTCAGCTCAAGTGTTGCCTGCTCCACAAAATCTTTCCAGACACTTAGGTTAGAattccctgctccttcctctgtgtccccagagAATTTTGCTAGGGTCTTTTTTTATGGCCCAGAGAGCATCCTGATCAAATGCTTGTTTACACTGCTACTGACTCAGAAGGAAAGAGAGCCAGTGTAGGAGTAAGGGGAGCTCAGAGAAAATGGGTGACCAGCTGACTCCCTCCCTTGTTCTTTAAGAACAAGATGAACAAGGCTCAGGTCCTTCTCACCTGGCCATGGCTTGCCTTTCTCACCACATCCTGCCAGACTgtgctccctcccacccacatGCTTTGCCCCAGGATGCTTTGCCTGGgatgcagaaggaaggagaactTTCCTTCACAGGTCGGCTCCTGCCATGCCGCTGGGGCAAAGTCTTCCTCAAACTCCCTGAGCAGAGCCACGTGCCTTCCCTCCAGCTTCTGCAGCTAAGAGTCCTGTTCTAGCACTTTCTTCCACTTCTCTCCCCATGAAGCCAATACAGTTTAAGAGTTGGCCCCAGATCTGAGTGACATCACACACATCTACCTGACGCCCACCTAAAACACAGGAAACACACGACAATGCTGGCTGGCTAAGGGCAGTGGTGCTTGCTTTGGAACAAAGGCTATCAAATGTTGGGGTGGATCACAGCTAGCTCGTTCAAATGGGGCTGCTTGGGCTCTGGCACGTGGCTCCACTGACTCAATCTCCGGGGAGGAGGTACAGGGCATCATCTGACTTGAGAGCTCCCACTGGGTGAATGAGGACACCGGGTGATGCTGAAGACCCCTTCCAATCCTGGGATTCTACAGGGTACcaacacactcactcactctccctTCTGTGCCTTGTTCCACATTTGTGAAACAGAGCTAATAACCCATGTCTGCCAGCCTCAGAGGGTTGCTGGTTAAGAACAAGTAAGTTAGGGGGTACTTGGag includes the following:
- the LOC102956416 gene encoding insulin receptor substrate 2-like isoform X1, which gives rise to MKRGGGGPTAAPEAELGDVPLVLPRPWACPADVRLCGHLRKQKSQRRRFFVLRADPPSLECYESEKKFRAGRVPPKLIVSLAGACTISTRVDARQRHLILLYTRDRSLGVAAACEAEQQAWYSALLEVRAAAGPSFHEDPRAWILAPFQDVWPVTLRPKGLGGTRGLGSGSYRLCLGSGVLSLLRKPKGRGSRDTQASPPPALRLSLLSVRRCGHADSLFFLELGRSAPTGPGELWLQAPDAAVAQSIHETVLAAMKRLGDDDAGGRTEPLPRDPPTSSYRPSVSQPYATLASAAQSSGLSHRGSAGERKEKATPETLAALATAASHPGALEWGGGYVAMGAGSNYEPMGGGQAGGYMVMAPPGLAAFAHVPPHKQLQGCGGTEYVPMSHFLPGSFPSSSLPRSYTPRPRRPGPSFQGPPPAIGECWGPTGAHPCLQPPSELAGDYVCIRYVAPHHLGMSTAIQDPTKNRLNYVDLDLVPPLEAQGDTPGSSIHHPHSYARIDFQNLREVPVRRHRQPPPV
- the LOC102956416 gene encoding insulin receptor substrate 1-like isoform X2, which translates into the protein MKRGGGGPTAAPEAELGDVPLVLPRPWACPADVRLCGHLRKQKSQRRRFFVLRADPPSLECYESEKKFRAGRVPPKLIVSLAGACTISTRVDARQRHLILLYTRDRSLGVAAACEAEQQAWYSALLEVRAAAGPSFHEDPRAWILAPFQDVWPVTLRPKGLGGTRGLGSGSYRLCLGSGVLSLLRKPKGRGSRDTQASPPPALRLSLLSVRRCGHADSLFFLELGRSAPTGPGELWLQAPDAAVAQSIHETVLAAMKRLGDDDAGGRTEPLPRDPPTSSYRPSVSQPYATLASAAQSSGLSHRGSAEFLKHHSKFPGWPWRPLPGLG